The Prosthecobacter algae genome includes a region encoding these proteins:
- a CDS encoding DUF2625 family protein translates to MAMRPLSELINDEDSAISFVRTTALAEPGRCVVHPPSEFAADVLYHTQVTTRSPMGAIAYHTGGISILDGWLRILGSGSAAIPRSLSGWNTGRSDGFHLFADDAFGGFFALDGGALGPGKGDVFYFAPRSLEWEPLDCSYTQFFTWACTDFRGFYDDVIWSGCETVIADMKPDRCFFFYPPLWTAERVLPPIDIRDIPVAEVWGYQMEMRLQLASQEASCE, encoded by the coding sequence ATGGCCATGCGCCCACTTTCTGAACTCATCAATGATGAAGATTCAGCCATCAGCTTTGTGCGGACAACCGCACTGGCTGAGCCTGGGCGTTGTGTTGTGCATCCTCCTTCTGAATTCGCTGCAGACGTTCTGTATCATACCCAGGTCACAACACGTTCTCCGATGGGAGCAATTGCCTATCATACCGGAGGCATTTCGATCTTAGACGGCTGGCTGAGAATTCTTGGATCGGGAAGTGCTGCTATTCCCCGATCTTTGTCTGGGTGGAACACAGGAAGGTCAGACGGATTTCACCTCTTTGCTGATGATGCCTTTGGTGGCTTCTTTGCCCTGGATGGAGGAGCCTTGGGACCGGGTAAAGGGGATGTTTTCTATTTTGCTCCGCGTAGCCTTGAATGGGAGCCGTTGGACTGTTCGTATACCCAGTTCTTCACGTGGGCATGCACGGATTTCAGAGGCTTTTATGACGATGTGATTTGGTCTGGCTGTGAGACGGTCATCGCAGACATGAAGCCAGACCGCTGCTTCTTCTTTTACCCTCCTCTGTGGACGGCTGAACGGGTCCTGCCTCCCATAGATATTCGAGATATTCCTGTGGCTGAGGTTTGGGGATATCAAATGGAAATGCGCCTTCAGCTCGCCTCACAAGAAGCATCTTGTGAGTGA
- a CDS encoding DUF6210 family protein — protein sequence MNPVIRLYNATGAGLIICCQTGVMVSNQTGGTSCLQSEIEGMYVPIENEDLSKSKGYGSNSIDLQLGEIFCGPKYRGNGATRGLDEIDADHIDAVLENHQLKPTLSVDRNRLRDSHEAWVHVVIQGDSNLETYTDFFPYPRPGVLTWCNSD from the coding sequence ATGAATCCCGTCATCCGACTCTACAATGCAACAGGCGCAGGCCTGATTATCTGCTGTCAAACTGGTGTCATGGTTAGCAACCAAACGGGAGGTACCTCTTGCCTTCAGTCGGAAATTGAAGGCATGTATGTTCCGATCGAAAATGAGGACTTGTCCAAATCCAAGGGATATGGGTCAAACAGCATCGACCTTCAACTCGGAGAGATATTCTGTGGCCCCAAATATCGTGGTAATGGAGCGACGAGGGGCCTCGACGAAATCGATGCAGATCATATTGATGCGGTTCTGGAAAACCATCAGCTAAAGCCTACCCTCAGTGTAGACCGCAATCGTCTTCGTGATTCTCATGAAGCGTGGGTGCATGTCGTCATTCAAGGGGATTCCAATCTTGAAACCTACACCGATTTCTTTCCGTATCCGCGTCCAGGAGTCCTGACTTGGTGCAACAGCGATTGA
- the lpxK gene encoding tetraacyldisaccharide 4'-kinase — MKDTLEDLEQFIIDVIIHNRRGMRATFLRMVFWFLSGIYKGAVRLRLFLYRERFIHDHHLGVPVISIGNITVGGTGKTPVVELFSKALLAKGRRVAILSRGYKSKRQRKIPLSWRIAAKLGLARKPRELLPRVVSDGEKVLLDSYVAGDEPFMLAQNCKGVPVVVDRNRVKAGAHAIRKFGADVLILDDGLQYLKLKHRHDIVLVDKTAPFGTGYMLPRGTLREPPSSLRRASYIFLTKSDGDSGEIIEQIRKHNPVAEIIECRHRPVHFEHIHTGERLPLDTFRGKYVGALSGIAVPESFENGLRKLGAKVHWVARFTDHHRFQEKDITQFIERCEKADAHAILTTEKDFVRFPKLPPGDIPIYFLRVEIEIIKGREIFDKLVRLIAEPRHVTQGLVSADLVETTS; from the coding sequence ATGAAGGACACCCTCGAAGATCTCGAACAATTCATCATTGATGTCATCATCCACAATCGCCGTGGCATGAGGGCGACTTTTTTGCGGATGGTGTTCTGGTTTCTCTCGGGCATCTACAAGGGGGCGGTGAGACTGCGGCTGTTTCTTTACCGTGAGCGTTTCATTCACGACCACCACCTGGGCGTGCCGGTGATCAGCATTGGCAACATCACGGTGGGCGGCACGGGCAAGACGCCGGTGGTGGAGCTGTTTTCCAAAGCGCTGCTGGCCAAGGGGCGGCGGGTGGCCATCCTGAGCCGAGGCTACAAGAGCAAACGCCAGCGCAAGATCCCCCTGAGCTGGCGCATCGCCGCGAAGCTGGGCCTGGCCCGCAAACCGCGCGAGCTGCTGCCGCGTGTGGTCTCCGATGGTGAAAAGGTGCTGCTGGATTCCTACGTGGCGGGTGATGAGCCCTTCATGCTGGCGCAAAACTGCAAGGGAGTGCCGGTGGTGGTGGATCGCAACCGCGTGAAGGCGGGGGCCCATGCCATCCGCAAGTTCGGCGCGGATGTGCTCATCCTGGACGATGGCCTGCAATACCTGAAGCTGAAGCATCGCCATGACATCGTGCTGGTGGACAAAACGGCCCCTTTTGGCACAGGCTACATGCTGCCGCGCGGCACCCTGCGTGAGCCACCCTCCAGCCTGCGCCGCGCCAGCTACATCTTCCTGACCAAGTCCGATGGCGACAGTGGCGAAATCATTGAGCAGATCCGCAAGCACAACCCGGTGGCTGAGATCATCGAGTGCCGCCACCGGCCCGTCCACTTTGAGCACATCCACACGGGTGAGCGCCTGCCGCTGGACACCTTTCGTGGCAAATACGTGGGCGCGCTGTCCGGCATCGCGGTGCCGGAGAGTTTTGAAAACGGGCTGAGAAAGCTGGGCGCGAAGGTGCATTGGGTGGCCCGGTTTACGGATCACCACCGCTTCCAGGAAAAGGACATCACACAGTTCATCGAACGTTGTGAAAAAGCCGATGCCCATGCCATCCTGACCACAGAAAAGGACTTTGTGCGCTTCCCTAAACTGCCGCCCGGAGACATCCCCATCTACTTCCTGCGGGTGGAGATCGAGATCATCAAAGGCCGCGAGATCTTCGACAAACTGGTGCGCCTGATTGCCGAGCCCCGCCACGTGACCCAGGGCCTCGTCAGCGCGGATCTGGTGGAGACCACGTCATGA
- a CDS encoding formate dehydrogenase accessory sulfurtransferase FdhD, with translation MSETATLELTHVQLGQAAVTREDVVAREEPLEIRVEGRSVAVVMRTPGHDEELVAGFLVTEGVVTRARDILEISQCPSVNNEYGNIVDVLLGGAVVNWESLTRHVFSASSCGLCGKTSIESVFQKFTPLNPNECSVLSARSSDEELASKSSENCALRTEHSSPSLFTPTITPSLIASLPAKLRAAQETFSKTGGLHASALFDLEGNLIVLREDVGRHNALDKVLGYALQRNLLPLSQHILLVSGRVSFEIMQKALAGGIPILAAISAPSSLAVDFARDSGQTLIAFLRGETMNVYAHPGRLLSPPQP, from the coding sequence ATGAGTGAAACCGCCACTCTTGAACTGACACACGTCCAGTTAGGCCAGGCGGCGGTGACACGTGAAGATGTGGTGGCACGGGAGGAGCCGCTGGAGATCCGCGTGGAGGGCCGCAGCGTGGCCGTGGTGATGCGCACGCCGGGTCATGATGAAGAACTGGTGGCTGGCTTTCTGGTCACAGAAGGCGTCGTCACCCGAGCCCGGGACATCCTGGAAATCTCCCAGTGCCCGAGCGTGAACAATGAATACGGCAACATCGTGGACGTGCTGCTGGGCGGGGCCGTGGTGAACTGGGAATCGCTGACACGCCATGTCTTCAGCGCCTCGAGCTGCGGCCTGTGTGGCAAGACGAGCATTGAGTCGGTGTTTCAGAAATTCACGCCGTTGAATCCCAACGAGTGCTCAGTGCTCAGTGCTCGGTCCTCAGACGAAGAGCTCGCATCGAAATCATCTGAAAACTGCGCACTGAGAACTGAGCACTCCTCCCCCTCGCTCTTTACTCCCACCATCACCCCCTCCCTCATCGCCTCCCTCCCCGCCAAGCTGCGGGCTGCGCAGGAGACTTTTTCCAAGACGGGCGGGCTGCATGCGAGTGCGCTCTTTGATCTGGAGGGAAACCTCATCGTACTGCGGGAGGATGTGGGGCGACACAATGCGCTGGACAAGGTGCTGGGCTACGCGCTGCAGCGGAATCTGCTGCCGCTCTCGCAACACATTTTGTTAGTCAGTGGGCGGGTGTCTTTTGAAATCATGCAGAAGGCCCTCGCCGGCGGCATCCCCATCCTGGCGGCGATTTCTGCGCCCAGCAGTCTGGCGGTGGACTTTGCGCGCGATTCAGGCCAGACTTTGATCGCCTTTCTCCGGGGCGAAACGATGAATGTGTATGCCCACCCCGGACGCCTGCTTTCCCCACCTCAGCCCTAA
- a CDS encoding DUF3467 domain-containing protein, producing the protein MSNPVKIVGPESPAPAKVTPPAEAVYSNVTRLFATPNEVIFDFGLNLNAFGPMVEEDAKIVSRVVTSYDGAKRLWAHLTQTLQAYEQKYGPIELDVSKRMKKEEA; encoded by the coding sequence ATGTCCAACCCTGTCAAAATCGTCGGCCCCGAGTCCCCTGCCCCGGCCAAAGTCACGCCCCCTGCGGAGGCCGTGTATTCCAATGTCACGCGCCTGTTCGCGACGCCGAATGAGGTCATCTTCGACTTCGGTCTGAACCTGAATGCCTTTGGCCCGATGGTGGAAGAAGACGCCAAGATCGTCAGCCGCGTGGTCACTTCCTACGATGGCGCGAAGCGCCTGTGGGCGCACCTGACCCAGACCCTGCAGGCCTATGAGCAGAAGTACGGCCCCATCGAGCTGGATGTGAGCAAGCGGATGAAGAAAGAGGAGGCCTGA
- a CDS encoding mandelate racemase/muconate lactonizing enzyme family protein — MKSTDIRITQAQVYFLPVTMRVPLKFGPETVTSTVCLRTQVTVEDRNGRSATGWGETPLSVSWVWPSTLAVAERARRMEAFSIQLASRLVQSGLVGHPMEIGQDFIHGPLAETLAAANVAAGGPEMPYLGSLVAFSAFDIAVHDAYGNLLGRDIYETYNAEFMNRDLSAFLEPEAGSNVSFAGRYPADYLVKQAPKVLPVWHLVGGVDALETADLTGSEPKDEHPLLLADWIQRDGLKCLKVKLRGTDAAWDYERMVRVGRIGLENGVKWLSADFNCTVKDPAYVNDITDRLLADEPELYARTLYVEQPFPYDLEAHQIDVRSVSARKPLFLDESAHDWEFVRLGRRLGWSGVALKTCKTQTGALLSLCWAKAHGMPLMVQDLTNPMLAIIPHVRLAAHAGTIQGVECNAMQFYPDASVVEEKIHPGLYRRRGGVVDFSTLSGSGFGYRVEEIGRELPAPAVA; from the coding sequence ATGAAGAGCACGGATATTCGCATCACCCAGGCCCAGGTTTACTTCCTTCCCGTCACCATGCGTGTGCCGCTGAAGTTCGGGCCTGAGACGGTGACGAGCACCGTCTGCCTTCGTACCCAGGTGACGGTGGAGGATCGGAACGGCCGCTCTGCCACGGGCTGGGGAGAGACTCCGCTGAGCGTTTCCTGGGTCTGGCCTAGCACTCTGGCCGTGGCCGAGCGCGCCCGCCGCATGGAGGCTTTTTCCATCCAGCTCGCCAGCCGTTTGGTGCAGTCGGGCCTGGTGGGGCACCCGATGGAAATCGGCCAGGATTTCATCCACGGCCCGTTGGCCGAAACGCTGGCCGCAGCCAATGTCGCCGCAGGCGGTCCAGAAATGCCTTATCTGGGATCGCTGGTGGCCTTCAGCGCCTTCGACATCGCCGTTCATGATGCGTATGGCAACCTCCTGGGCCGTGACATTTACGAGACTTACAATGCAGAGTTCATGAACCGCGACCTGTCTGCTTTCCTGGAGCCAGAAGCAGGCAGCAACGTCAGCTTCGCAGGACGTTACCCGGCAGATTACCTGGTCAAACAGGCGCCCAAGGTCCTGCCTGTGTGGCACTTGGTGGGCGGTGTGGATGCCCTGGAAACGGCGGACCTCACTGGCAGCGAGCCGAAAGATGAGCACCCCCTCTTGCTGGCCGACTGGATCCAGCGCGATGGCCTGAAATGCCTGAAGGTGAAGCTGCGCGGCACCGATGCCGCTTGGGACTATGAGCGCATGGTGCGCGTGGGCCGAATCGGCCTTGAAAACGGGGTGAAATGGCTGAGCGCGGACTTCAACTGCACGGTCAAAGATCCCGCTTATGTGAATGACATCACGGATCGCCTCCTGGCCGATGAGCCTGAGCTGTATGCCCGCACGCTGTATGTGGAGCAACCTTTCCCTTACGATCTTGAAGCACACCAGATTGACGTGCGCAGTGTCTCCGCCCGCAAGCCGCTGTTCCTGGATGAAAGCGCGCACGATTGGGAATTCGTCCGTCTGGGCCGCCGTTTAGGCTGGTCGGGCGTGGCCTTGAAGACCTGCAAGACGCAGACCGGCGCGCTCCTCAGCCTTTGCTGGGCCAAGGCCCACGGCATGCCGCTCATGGTGCAGGACCTCACGAATCCCATGCTGGCCATCATCCCACACGTGCGCCTTGCCGCCCATGCAGGTACGATCCAGGGCGTGGAGTGCAATGCCATGCAGTTTTACCCGGACGCCTCCGTGGTGGAGGAAAAAATCCACCCTGGCCTCTACCGCCGTCGTGGGGGCGTGGTGGACTTCAGCACGCTCAGTGGCAGTGGTTTCGGCTACCGGGTGGAGGAGATCGGGCGGGAACTCCCCGCTCCGGCGGTGGCCTGA
- a CDS encoding L,D-transpeptidase family protein codes for MIGKSSWIQSLFAWLLPAFVGTAVGGGMIVVLSQPDTKSKLEMEALSQSPSLEKKELESSFSTLPKKPQKATLQATPPVAEPVPEKSAPQTVAKAAPAVPPPTPARAWQWQPLVDDVNERLRTEIPDLGELPLLYYAVLNDDAEWISQLISHGASANEPTPGGDTPLCAAIRHMSSSSVSALIYGGADVQQPGFEKQPPIALASLRRGTDILRSLTAAGADPNTRFASPVAQAVLDRVMIKDLKHSLENDRGVTPLIACAARGDVEGAAELLRAGAKTSYCTTRYKRYPINFAATQGYLFLMRIILGRQPESEPQILVTVDLSKQRAWVTQEGQVIDTCPVSTGREGFSTPAGRYVITDKHRAWTSTLYHVSMPFFMRLNCSAIGLHSGYVTGRPASHGCIRLPYDKAKKFFSLVRVGDEVQIVH; via the coding sequence ATGATTGGAAAATCCAGTTGGATTCAAAGTCTTTTCGCCTGGCTCCTTCCGGCTTTTGTCGGAACGGCCGTGGGCGGCGGGATGATCGTGGTCTTGAGTCAACCGGACACCAAAAGCAAGCTGGAGATGGAGGCCCTGAGCCAAAGCCCCAGCCTCGAAAAAAAGGAGCTCGAAAGCAGCTTTTCAACACTTCCCAAAAAACCCCAAAAAGCGACGCTGCAAGCAACCCCGCCCGTGGCGGAACCGGTGCCGGAAAAATCGGCCCCGCAGACTGTGGCCAAGGCAGCGCCCGCAGTTCCTCCACCAACACCAGCCCGTGCTTGGCAATGGCAGCCGCTGGTGGATGACGTGAACGAGCGCCTGCGCACAGAGATCCCAGACCTGGGCGAACTGCCCCTGCTCTACTACGCCGTTTTAAACGATGATGCTGAGTGGATCAGCCAACTGATTTCCCACGGAGCCAGTGCCAATGAGCCGACTCCCGGTGGAGATACGCCTCTGTGTGCGGCCATCCGCCACATGTCGAGCAGCAGCGTCAGCGCCCTGATTTACGGTGGGGCCGATGTCCAGCAGCCGGGTTTTGAAAAGCAGCCACCCATCGCTTTGGCCTCCCTGCGCCGTGGCACGGACATCTTGCGCAGCCTCACCGCCGCCGGGGCCGACCCCAACACGCGCTTTGCCAGTCCGGTGGCCCAGGCGGTGCTGGACCGCGTGATGATCAAGGACCTGAAACACTCGCTGGAAAATGACCGGGGAGTGACCCCGCTCATCGCCTGCGCAGCGCGTGGGGATGTGGAAGGTGCGGCTGAACTGCTGCGCGCAGGGGCCAAAACAAGCTACTGCACCACCCGCTACAAACGTTACCCCATCAACTTTGCGGCCACTCAGGGTTACCTCTTCCTCATGCGTATCATTCTGGGCCGCCAGCCCGAGTCTGAACCGCAGATCCTGGTGACGGTGGACCTGAGCAAACAGCGCGCCTGGGTGACGCAGGAAGGGCAGGTCATTGATACCTGCCCCGTCTCCACGGGCCGCGAGGGTTTCTCCACCCCCGCAGGGCGCTACGTGATCACCGATAAGCACCGGGCCTGGACCTCCACGCTTTACCATGTCTCCATGCCCTTTTTCATGCGACTGAACTGTAGCGCCATCGGCCTGCACAGCGGCTACGTCACGGGACGGCCCGCCTCCCACGGCTGCATCCGCCTGCCGTATGACAAGGCGAAGAAGTTCTTCAGCCTCGTGCGGGTGGGGGACGAAGTACAGATTGTTCACTGA
- the hemC gene encoding hydroxymethylbilane synthase: MSQPILTLGTRGSELALTQTRMVTEDLQAAHANLNVVRQIIQTSGDKRQDLRFSEFNAVAHVDKGIFIKELEIALENSEIDAAVHSLKDVPSDLAAGFVIAAVLPRAPIEDVLITREACTLETLPQGARVGTSSVRRAAQLKWLRPDVEIVEIRGNVPTRVKKVLGEQPLDAVLLAAAGLIRLGLMQGSQIQIEDHTLSALTLDPVTFLPAAGQGAIAIECRAGDEISIQAVRALNHAETEARVTVEREFLRLLGAGCQTPVGAHTWITGDQLTMAVRVFNEADLSVAPVELEATGSLSDPKALAATLAKQVLG; encoded by the coding sequence ATGTCCCAACCTATCCTCACTCTCGGCACTCGCGGCAGCGAACTGGCACTCACGCAGACCCGCATGGTCACGGAGGACCTACAGGCCGCGCATGCGAACCTGAATGTGGTGCGCCAGATCATCCAGACCAGTGGTGACAAGCGCCAGGACCTGCGTTTTTCTGAATTCAATGCGGTGGCCCATGTGGACAAAGGCATCTTCATCAAGGAGCTGGAGATCGCCCTGGAGAACAGCGAGATTGATGCCGCCGTGCACAGCCTGAAGGATGTGCCTTCGGACTTGGCGGCGGGTTTTGTCATCGCCGCCGTGCTGCCACGCGCACCGATTGAAGACGTGCTGATCACTCGGGAAGCTTGCACCCTGGAAACACTGCCTCAGGGGGCCCGCGTGGGCACGAGCAGCGTTCGCCGTGCCGCCCAGCTCAAGTGGCTGCGGCCGGATGTGGAGATCGTTGAGATCCGTGGCAATGTGCCCACTCGCGTTAAAAAAGTTCTCGGCGAACAGCCGCTGGATGCGGTGTTGCTGGCCGCCGCCGGATTGATCCGCCTGGGCCTCATGCAAGGCAGCCAGATTCAGATCGAAGATCACACCCTCAGCGCCTTGACGCTGGATCCCGTGACCTTTTTACCCGCCGCAGGGCAGGGTGCCATCGCCATTGAATGCCGTGCTGGAGATGAAATCTCCATCCAGGCCGTGCGTGCTCTGAACCATGCTGAAACGGAGGCCCGGGTGACCGTTGAGCGCGAGTTCCTGCGTCTGCTGGGAGCAGGCTGCCAGACCCCTGTCGGTGCCCATACCTGGATCACGGGAGACCAACTCACCATGGCGGTGCGGGTTTTTAACGAAGCCGATTTGTCCGTGGCCCCGGTGGAACTGGAGGCAACGGGCTCTTTGTCAGATCCCAAGGCCCTGGCCGCCACATTGGCGAAGCAGGTACTCGGTTGA
- a CDS encoding serine/threonine-protein kinase, producing the protein MTEEEIFHALLTQEDPRERQRVLDEHCQSDPVLRRRVEALLDSLKTENFMRVHLEPPTAPSAPAISESQSIGPYKLLQQIGEGGFGTVWMAEQTHPVQRRVALKIIKAGMDTKEVIARFEQERQALALMDHPNIARVLDAGATETGRPFFVMELVRGVPVTRFCDEHLLTPEARLTLFIQVCRAVQHAHMKGVIHRDLKPSNILVTLHDGVPVPKVIDFGVAKAMQQRLTDKTLFTHFEQMVGTPLYMAPEQAELSGLDIDTRCDIYALGVLLYELLTGYTPFSQDELMKAGFDEMRRLIREREPKKPSTLLKTLAAATVSTVASHRQSEAPKLIGLLKGDLDWIVMKAMEKDRRRRYDTASALADDLQRHLDHEPVLARPPSTVYRLHKLMQKNRAAFITVTLVALSLLVGLAISTTLYVRLKIEKAQRAVEAAQFAIMSGEDEWITASIRECTAAGVPQAFVGLLEGEQHLIQGRVEDAIRTLEDLVHKAPQSIPARALLATAHDLADDTRSYHRVMVTLADAKPKEREDYLILGHALSHSEDAKEREQGVEFMAHAIHQMRDSPMARVLLAEARTRLALHSHSLEEIQEAIADINAARGWQRHGIAVLAISSWAHAVGAKIASEKDRADLRQSWLGVAQTDGEQLATFTSYYAEKYLRLQKAIFAELGVK; encoded by the coding sequence ATGACGGAGGAGGAAATTTTTCATGCTCTCCTGACCCAGGAGGATCCCAGGGAGAGGCAGCGTGTGCTTGATGAGCATTGCCAGAGCGACCCCGTTCTGCGCCGCCGGGTGGAGGCCCTGCTTGATTCGCTGAAGACAGAGAACTTCATGCGCGTGCATCTGGAGCCGCCCACGGCTCCCTCGGCCCCTGCCATTTCGGAGAGCCAAAGCATCGGTCCCTACAAGCTGCTCCAGCAGATCGGGGAGGGCGGTTTTGGCACCGTCTGGATGGCGGAGCAAACCCACCCCGTGCAGCGCCGTGTGGCTTTGAAGATCATCAAAGCGGGCATGGACACCAAGGAGGTCATCGCCCGCTTTGAGCAGGAGCGCCAAGCTCTTGCCTTGATGGATCATCCGAACATCGCGCGTGTCCTGGATGCTGGCGCGACTGAAACCGGGCGTCCCTTTTTTGTCATGGAATTGGTTCGCGGCGTGCCGGTGACACGCTTTTGTGATGAGCACCTGCTCACCCCGGAGGCGCGGCTCACCCTGTTCATCCAGGTCTGCCGCGCGGTGCAGCACGCCCACATGAAGGGGGTCATTCATCGCGACCTGAAACCGTCGAACATCCTCGTCACCCTCCATGACGGTGTGCCCGTGCCGAAGGTCATCGACTTTGGTGTGGCGAAGGCCATGCAGCAGCGCCTCACGGACAAGACGCTCTTCACGCACTTCGAGCAGATGGTGGGCACTCCGCTCTACATGGCCCCGGAGCAGGCGGAGCTCAGCGGGCTGGACATTGATACCCGTTGCGACATTTACGCCCTCGGCGTGCTGCTCTATGAACTGCTCACGGGTTACACCCCGTTCAGCCAGGACGAGCTGATGAAGGCGGGTTTTGATGAGATGCGCCGCCTCATTCGCGAACGCGAGCCGAAGAAGCCTTCCACCCTTTTGAAGACATTGGCCGCAGCCACCGTCAGCACCGTGGCCAGTCACCGCCAGAGCGAGGCGCCCAAGCTCATCGGCCTGCTGAAGGGCGATCTCGACTGGATCGTCATGAAGGCCATGGAAAAGGATCGCCGTCGCCGTTATGACACGGCCAGCGCCTTGGCTGATGACCTCCAGCGTCATCTCGATCACGAGCCGGTCCTCGCCCGTCCGCCTAGCACCGTTTATCGCCTGCATAAGCTGATGCAGAAAAATCGCGCGGCCTTCATCACCGTCACTTTGGTCGCCTTGTCTCTGCTCGTGGGGCTGGCGATATCAACCACGCTTTATGTTAGGTTAAAAATTGAAAAGGCCCAGCGCGCGGTGGAGGCCGCCCAGTTTGCTATCATGAGTGGTGAGGATGAGTGGATCACCGCCAGCATCCGTGAATGCACCGCCGCTGGCGTGCCGCAGGCCTTTGTCGGACTGCTAGAGGGAGAACAGCACTTGATCCAAGGCCGGGTGGAGGATGCTATTCGCACGCTTGAGGACTTGGTTCATAAGGCCCCCCAGAGCATCCCTGCGCGCGCTTTGTTAGCCACCGCGCATGATTTGGCGGATGACACTCGCAGCTACCATCGGGTGATGGTCACCTTGGCCGATGCCAAACCGAAAGAGCGCGAGGATTACCTCATCCTCGGCCATGCTCTCAGCCACAGCGAGGATGCGAAGGAACGCGAGCAGGGCGTGGAATTCATGGCCCACGCCATTCATCAGATGCGGGATTCGCCTATGGCCCGTGTGCTGCTGGCGGAAGCCCGCACCCGGCTCGCCCTTCACAGCCACAGCCTGGAGGAGATCCAGGAAGCCATTGCCGACATCAATGCCGCCCGTGGCTGGCAGCGGCACGGCATCGCCGTGCTCGCCATCAGCTCCTGGGCCCATGCCGTGGGGGCGAAGATCGCTTCTGAAAAAGACCGTGCCGATCTGCGTCAATCCTGGTTGGGAGTCGCCCAAACGGATGGGGAACAACTGGCCACCTTCACCAGCTACTACGCGGAAAAATACCTGAGGCTGCAGAAGGCCATCTTTGCCGAGTTGGGCGTGAAGTGA
- a CDS encoding DNA-binding protein, translating into MRNDESEEPRRGSPALHSEKIMTDRKIFFLDLKENERGRVIKITEDVRGRRDTIMLPLEAADEFLDALQRILEVERDLQ; encoded by the coding sequence ATGAGGAACGACGAATCTGAAGAGCCGAGGCGCGGCAGCCCAGCGCTGCACTCCGAAAAGATCATGACGGACCGGAAGATCTTCTTTCTGGACCTCAAGGAAAATGAGCGTGGCCGGGTGATCAAAATCACGGAAGACGTGCGTGGCCGCCGTGACACCATCATGCTGCCGCTGGAGGCTGCCGACGAGTTTCTCGATGCCCTTCAACGCATCCTCGAGGTCGAGCGCGACCTTCAGTAG
- a CDS encoding glycosyltransferase family 9 protein, translating into MIVKPSSLGDIVHTLPAVQAIRQAYPHLRLRWLANTEWTPLLQGSPLLDEVISFPRKQCRGLGGLLVMRRWAKGWGALPREEPEIVLDFQGLFRSGYIARSRRSRPVVGLSDSREGARFFHDHIVPVDAGAHAVDRYLALPRAFGIQVDAENLTFPLAQGHRPVSWPEREDLIVLHPWSRGEGKSLSPEVLQRLCDALAPLPVVLVGMPQGAPIPQGSHVVDFSNRTSLAELIWGLRQARFVISVDSGPMHMAAAVNDRTLGIHTWSDPRQVGPYNPRAWVWKAGRVARRQALSVEECTATRQVNLQDAQQIADFVRNFGE; encoded by the coding sequence ATGATCGTGAAACCCAGTTCGCTAGGCGACATCGTCCACACCCTGCCCGCTGTGCAGGCCATCCGCCAGGCCTACCCGCATTTGCGGTTGCGTTGGCTGGCCAATACCGAATGGACTCCCCTGCTCCAGGGTTCGCCTTTGCTGGATGAGGTGATTTCCTTTCCGCGCAAGCAGTGTCGCGGTCTCGGCGGCCTGCTGGTCATGCGCCGCTGGGCCAAAGGCTGGGGTGCCCTGCCCCGTGAAGAGCCGGAGATCGTGCTGGATTTTCAGGGTCTGTTTCGCAGCGGCTACATCGCCCGGTCCCGGCGCTCGCGGCCTGTGGTGGGGCTATCGGATTCTCGCGAAGGGGCGCGTTTTTTTCATGACCACATTGTGCCAGTGGATGCCGGGGCTCATGCGGTGGACCGTTACCTGGCGCTGCCACGCGCCTTTGGCATCCAGGTGGATGCAGAGAACCTGACGTTTCCCCTGGCCCAGGGCCACAGGCCTGTGAGCTGGCCGGAGCGTGAGGACTTGATCGTCCTGCATCCCTGGTCCCGTGGAGAGGGTAAATCGCTATCGCCTGAAGTATTGCAGCGGCTGTGCGATGCCCTTGCCCCGCTGCCTGTGGTGCTGGTGGGCATGCCCCAGGGCGCACCCATCCCCCAGGGATCCCATGTGGTGGACTTCAGCAATCGCACCTCCCTGGCAGAGCTGATCTGGGGGCTCCGGCAGGCACGTTTTGTCATCAGTGTGGACAGCGGCCCCATGCACATGGCCGCCGCAGTGAATGACCGCACGCTGGGCATCCATACCTGGAGCGATCCGCGTCAGGTCGGCCCTTACAATCCGCGTGCCTGGGTGTGGAAGGCGGGTCGTGTGGCCCGGCGTCAGGCCTTGAGCGTGGAGGAATGCACCGCCACCCGTCAGGTGAACCTGCAGGATGCGCAGCAGATCGCCGACTTCGTCCGCAACTTCGGAGAGTAA